A region of the Bacillus sp. NP247 genome:
ATCAAGCGAATAAAAAGCACGGATTTGATTACTAATCAAACCCGTGCTTTCAAAACAACTATATTGTCCATAAACAAAAAAATGTAAGCTTTAAAAATTACGATCGAAACGCCGCATCCGCTAATATAGATAATGTTGCATCATCCATCGGCGGATTGTGCAGTCCTGCTCTGACGTTTAAATAATAGCGATGAAGCGGATTTTTTTCTGATAAACTTTTCGCTCCTACGATGCGCATAGCTTTATCTACAATAGATATTGCCGCATTCGTTACAGCGGATTTCACTGCTGCTAGTTCCGCTTGCAATGATAATTTATCTTCTGCCTCATCGTATTTTTTCGCAATTTGATATAAAAAGACACGAGCTTGCATAAGCTCAAGTTCTAATTCTCCAACTAATCTTCTAACATTCGGCAATAAACTAATAGAATGATTTAAACTATTTGGCTTGTATGATCCCGCAAACTGAACTGCATAATTTCTTGCTGATTGTGCAATTCCTAAATAACATGCTGGTATATGTAGCAACCAGCCAATACCCTTTTGTTTCACTTTTCCGCCCAATACATCCGTAAAAAAGCGGTTCTCTATCTCTACATTTTGTAAAACGAGATCATGGCTCGCAGTTCCTCGCATTGCGATACTATCCCACGTTTCTTCAATTGTTACGCCTATCGTATTCTTCGGAATGACAAACTCTCCGATTTCTTCCTGGCCTTCAATACTTGCTGAAATGATAAAATAATCAAGTACTGGCGCCATTGTCGTAAACGTTTTTCTTCCGTTTATAATCCACTTCTCACCTTTTTTGACAGCTAACGTCTCTGGTTTCCCGCCGCGCGTAGGACTACCTGTATTCGGCTCTGTCGCTGCTCGATTAAAGAGTGCGCCATTACGCACTTCTTCACAAAACCAAGTGAACATTTCCTCATCCCAAGAACGGTTTTCAGCTAATTCCTTTACAATACCAAGATGCCAGCCAATCGATAATGCAGTAGCTCCGCAGCCTTCCGCAATTTTCTCTTGAAATAAAACGAAGTCATATAAAGAAATTGCACTACCACCAAATTCCTTCGGTAACGTTAATTTCGTATATCCGATATCTTTCAAATCATTCATATTTTCATACGGAAATGATCCTAATTCACTTAGTTGATGCTCTCTTTCCATGAACTTCGGAATCAATTTATTTATTTGTTCAATAATGAAAGATTGTTCTTCTGTTTCAACAAATGAGAGTGCCATACTATAATCTCCTTTATGTTCGATTCATAAACCGTTCATTTTGTCATTATGATTATATGAAGCTACCTCTCTATTGTTTCACTATTCCGATAAAAATACAATGTTTTTGAACAATAAGAAAAGTTCCTATTCAAGGATAGGTTCTTTTCTTATATCAATCCCCTTTCAACGCCTTTAATGGCAAAGAGGCTACATATCCAATATACGAGAATAATTCTTTAAAAAAGAATGGGATTTCTGTATCTAACGTTTTATACGCTGACGTTGGCGTTGGTGATGCATATGCTTCAATTTGAATGTGTTTTGCAATTCTCATTGCACGTTTCATATGAAGTGGATCACTCACGATCGTATAGGTGCGTATTCCATTCTCTATTCCAACTTCCTTCGCATTCTTTAAATTCTCTTCAGTGAAAAGGGATTTTGTTTCAATTAAAATATCGTCTTCTTTTACACCATTTTTAAGTGCATACGCCCTAGCAGTACGCGCTTCCTCAAGCTCCGTCTCAAACTTTGTACCACCTGTAAAAATAATCTTTTTAATATTTCCGTTCTTATATAAAGAAATCGCATGATTGATTCTTTCTTTAAATACAGGAGATGGTTTTCCGTTCCATGAAGCTGCTCCTAGTACGATACCAGCATCTGTCTTCACATCATCTTCTGTTTTAAAGCGATAACTCCAAATATCGTAAGCTGCATAACTTACATATAAAATAATAGAACAAATCATAAGCAAGAACACTTGCAAGATTCTTCTTTTCTTACTTTTCATACTTTTCATATTTTCTTTCATTTATAACTGCCTCCGTACATCATCCATACTTCTATATAAAAACGTATATATCAAATCATTTTGTTTGAATTTGTTTAAAAGAAGGAATTTTTCTTGTTATATATGTATTAAAGGGTTTTCATTTAAAATTGAGGATTATCAATTCATTTTTCGTTTGCGGTTTTCATTACGTTTTTGTAATTCATAAGTTTATTACCATACAACTACATTGTAACGAATTTTTTATCATAATGGAATGATGAAACAAAAGTAAATAAAAGACGTAACCGTTTTGTAAGAAAAAAGGTATATTTTTCATCTTGACGATCAATACACCTTTCTTAATATGAATTATCGTTTTTCTTTATAAGACTCTAATTTTTCTAATAACCGTTCTTTTACAGCTGGCCATTCACTTGCAATAACACTGTACACAACTGCATCTCTAACATGCCCGCTCGGCAATTTTCTTTCATTTCTAAGTACACCCTCTTTTACTGCACCGAGTCTTTCAATTGCTCTTTGTGCTTTTTCATTTCGTGCATCCGTCTTAATTTGTACTCTCCTCATATGCAATTTTTCAAAAGCATATTGTAATAACATATACTTACACTCTGTATTCATACTCGTACGTTGCACACTTGGGTTGTACCACGTTTGCCCTAATTCCACCGTCTTATCTTCAACTGAAATGTTATATAAGCGTGTACTCCCTACTATTTCATTCGTCTTTTGATCCACAACAACAAATGGCAAATCCTTCCCTGCCCCATAAGCTTTTATCGCCTTTTGAACATATTGCTGCATATCTTGAACAGTATCCATTTTAAAGATTAAATACGCCCAAATTTCTTGATTTCCTTCCACGATTGAAAACATTTTTTCGACATCATTGCTATCAATTAACCGTAACTTTGCTCTTTCGTGAACAATTTCCATTTATTACCCCTCCTTTCTTGTAACTATATCATAATACTTTATGTCTATATATCATTATATATAGACATAAAGTAACTCTGCATTACAGAAATATAATGTAGATTTATAATAAAGGTGTACCCCGAATACCTCGTAAACTGCCTTTTATAATAAAGAAAAATGCGATGCCTTTATTCAAGCATCGCACTCATAATTTGAATTGAAATTTACTTTTTTTCCATTACTGCAAAATAATTATTTTCGCTATCTGCAAAATTAAATATTCTACCTGAAGGCATATTTACAATTTCTCCGACTGTAACTTTTTTATTTACTAAATCACTATATAAACGATCGAATTCTTTTGAGAAGAACATTAAAGAAGGTGTACCAAGATTTAACTCTGGCTGCATTTTAGCAATTAACTCTTTATTGTGGAGAATAATACTTGTTTCAGCTTCTTTCGTCGGAGCAATTTCAATCCATCGCATTCCTTGACCGTTATCTTCCTCTGAAATTACACTAAACCCTACTTTTTCTGTCCAAAATTTCTTCACTTCATCTTGGTTATTCACATACAACATAATTTGACCAACATTATTAATCATTTATTTTAACGCTCCTTTATAAACAATTTTTATTAAACTCCATACACTTAAACTTAATTATCACCGAAAATAAAGTTGCGGTACAAAAATCTATTTCAGCGACTCCAATCGTTCGTTCAAACGATCCCAAGTTTCAGTGATACCTTGTAGCATGCCCATGTCCATAACGGTCTTAAGAGCCTCTTTGTTAACATATTCAGCACGGTTTATTAGCTTTGTCTTTCCACCTAAATCAATGAATTCCAATGTCATCTCAGTTGATGGCATAGAATCATTCACATTCCCTTCAGCATCTGAAAAATAATCGGTGTAGACGATTTTCTCTGGCTCAATAATCTCTTTATAAACCCCTTTACCCCATGATTCCATACCAAAGAATTGCCCCATGTTCTGATCGACACACTTCATACAGTAGTGCCAAACGCCTCCTGGACGGAAATCGACAGTACATGATGGAATTTCCCAACCCCTTGGTCCCCACCATTGTTTCAAATGCTCTGCTTCTTTAAACATACTGAACACAAGATCACGCGGTGCATCAAAAACGCGCTCCAGTACTAATACTCGATCATTCTCTACTCTCGATACCATTGTATTTTTTGACATTTTAATTCCTCCTTAAGATTTTTCCTTGTTTTGCAATTCCTTCAAATACGTATCTAGATTATCGAATCTCTCTTCCATCACATGCTTAAATGACTGTACCCAACAATCAAGCGCTTGGAAAGGTTCAGGTCGTAACTTATAAATCCGGCGATTAGCTTCAGCTTGCACTTCCACAATTCCAGTATCACTTAGCACCTTTAAGTGTTTCGAAGTTTGTGGCTGCCTTAATCCCAGATGATCGGCAATTTCCCCAACAGTTAGAGGACCGTCACGCAATAGTTCAACGATATTCATACGATTCGGTTCAGATAAGGCATTCAGCGTCGCCACGTTCACGCCCGAAATTTCCTCCGACATATCACTCACCTCGTTAAGTGATGGTCTCCAGTTATAACACATCAATATCATCACTAATATTATCGTCTTGTTGAATTGATTATATCCAACTGGGAATATTCCTGTCAAGGAATATTCAAAAACTAAATTTACACTAAATGTGGCTTTCACTTTGAAATAAAGTAAAACTTTAAAATCTTAGATTGATGGGCTTGCAGATTGCCCCCAAAACAAAAAAATGTACATTTTCACTCAGAGATGTAATTTTTCTCGTTTTGGGGTATTTGCTTTTCTTAGCTTGATAGCGATGTGGGAACACCCTGCTTTTAATAAAAAATAACAAACAAAAGAACCCAACCTTTGCGGAAGGGTTCTTTTTTATAGCTTTATCTCTTTAAAACTCAGAAATAACTGTTCCCGCATTTATATATCACATGTATATTACTCATATTTTTATCACAAATATTAATTTTCAAATCTACTTTTTTATAATTTTCCAGCTTTCCCATTTTGATAATACCTTTCCTTTTTAAAGCAACAAATAAGCAATCGGCGTAATAATAAGCAACGTTAATATCGTTCTTTGCACATATAAAATAATAAGTTCAGATACTTTTAACGGAATATCTGTCGATAAAATACAAGGGATTGATGCGGAGAAAAACAAAATAGATGATACGGAAACAACCGCAATGACAAACTTTGTCACGAGTGGTGCACTTACAACTAATAACGATGGTAAAAACATCTCTGCAATACCAACTGATACCGCTTTAGCAGCTAAGTCTGCTTCTGGCAATCGTAATAGCCACGTAAATGGATAGAAAATGTAACTGATCCAATCAAATATTGGCGTGAACTTTGCTAAGACGATACCAATTAACCCTACTGACATAATCGATGGCAATATTCCCATCGTCATAATAAAACCGTCTTTTAAATTCACTGCAATATTTTTCATTACACTCGGCGCAGATTTTGATACTTCTAACGCATCTTCCCAAGCGCGTTCTAGCATTTTCTCTTTATAAACAGGCTCTGGGAAACCTTCTTCTGTTACATATGTATCTGGTTTTCTACTAAGTGGTGGGATTCTTACGGTGATAGCAGTCACGATGAATGTTACAACAAGCGTAGTCCAAAAGTACATATTCCATAAATGCATAATGTCTAATGTTTTTGCGATGATGATCATAAATGTTGCGGATACTGTTGAGAAACCTGTGGCGATGATTGCTGCTTCTTTTGTCGTATACTTTCCTTCTTTATACACCCGGTTAGTAATAAGAAGTGCAAGTGAATAACTTCCAACGAAGGAGGCAACCGCATCGATTGCTGATCGTCCTGGCGTATTCCATAACGGTCTCATAATCGGACGACAAAACGTGCCGATAAACTCAAGCAATCCATATCCGACTAATAACGCTAAAAACGTCGAGCCAATTGGGACGAGTAAACTTACTGATATCACTAACTTCTCATACAAAAACGGGCCAACATCTGGCGCAAAGAACCAAGCTGGTCCTACTTTCAAACAATATAATATGCCAAAAACAACACCTATTACTTTTAAAATAGAAAAACAAATATCTACAATGGATGCATTCCATTTCTTCGTATAAAATGGATAAATCGCACCAATTATCATTACAAGTAGTGCGTAATATGGTACTACAGAAGGAACTGAAGTCCGGATCCACGATACGATATGATCAATCATAATTGACGAAGCACCGTTTATCGTAACTGGTACGAAAAACATAAACACACCTACTAGACTAGTGAGTATAAACCGAAGAATAATCCCCTTCTCTCGCCCTGCCTTAATTACATTCCTTTTTAATTCAATTTCATTCAAAATTCGACACCTCCTATTATCTAAATATTCTGTATAATGATGTTAGATTCCTTTTTTTGATTTTGAATATTTAATCATGTAAAAAAGCCTATTTTGAAATATACAATCAAAATAAGCCTTTTTCTATTACCTCTCATAATCATCCACAATCACTTGAATCACACGATAAGATTCTTCTGCCACTTTTTTATTACTATTTTTATTCGCATCGTATGTAATTAACGCCTTCCAAAGCGCCCATCCTCTCGCTCTATTCCACGTTTCTTCATCCATACTTAATACTTCTTTAAATACATTTCTGCTATTTTCATCAAAAAACGTCCATGCCATCGCTGCATCACAGGCAGGATCTCCTACTCCTAAAATACCAAAATCGATTACGGCACTAAGCTTCCCATCTTTAACAAGTAAGTTACCCGGCGCTATATCTCCATGAACCCAAACTGGTTTGCTATCCCATGTTGACCTAAGTGCTAAATCCCAAAGATGTTTTAATAATGTCTCATCAAAAACATCCTTATTATTTTCAATGGCTACCCTTGCCTCTTTATCGTATACAGATATAAGCCCACCCCGGTAAAAATTATGCGCTCCAGCTATTGGTCCGTTACTCGTATCAATTGATTGCAATTCTACTAGAAATGAACCTAAGTCCGCCGCAAACTCATCTAAGTCACGAACATTTTCTTTCGTAACGGTCTCCCCTTCTATCCACTTATTAATAGACCAAGGCCACGGATATTCTTCAGATGGATTCCCTTTCGCAATTGGTGCAGAAATTTGTAAAGAAAGTCCCTTACTTAATATAGGAAGCCAAATATTTTCTTTCTCTACTTGCGGTGCATATGCTGCATCACTTGGTAATCTCATACTCATCTGATCTCCTAAATGAAACGTTCTATTATCATGCCCGCTAAGCTTTACAGGCTTCACTTCTAAATGTGCCCATTCAGGAAACTGTTCCTGTATTAACTTCTCAACTAAACTTACGTTAATTGGATTCATTCACTTTCTCCTTCTCTTTTGAAATTTACTAAGCCCATCTGTACTACCAATATATTCAAAGCCGCATCGCTTATAAAAATCATTCAACAGTTGGTTATGCCCAACACAATCTAACTTCAAATACTCTTTATCACTTTGCACATTCTCTTCTACCCAATGCAAAATCCATTCTCCTATTCCATTCCCCTTATACTTCCGTTTTACCGCAAATCTATGAATATATAATGAATTAGAAACTTCCTCTTTACCAAAAATGTGTTCATCCCATTCATTTTGTTTAGGAGAAACCGTAACTGTACCAACTATTTCATCTTCTTTCATAACAACATATGTATATTTCTCTCTTATACATTCTAGTATTTCAGCCGTAGCTTCCTCTCCTAAAAGATACTGCCACTGATCCACTTCTTTATGTTGTAGCCATTGTGCTACTTCTTTTAATAGAATTATAATACTATCACTTTCATTTTCAGTAGCAATTCGAATTGTATATTCTTTACTAATATTTCTCTCCATATTGCTGTTCCCCTTTCAAATTACTACCATACTGACATACGAGTCCTTCCATCATTTTCATCTGTAATATATTCTACATAAAATCCTTGATTCAGTGCGTTTTCATACATCATTTCAATCTCTTCTTGTTTTTTCGCATAAATTTGTATGTAATCACCATCGGCTACTAATACGACTACTTCACACTTACTCTCCTTAAATTCTTCATATGTTTCAATTTCTCCTAGTACTTCCCCTTTTGGATATGCTTTTAAGTCTACAAATAAAAGATAATATATGTTATCTTTTATTTGTTTTTTTAATTCTGATCCTTCCATGATCTCGTTATCTTCTGAAAATAATTCTGGACCTAATCCATTCCCTACTATTATATAAGCTTCCTCCCTTCCCACGGCTTGCCAATCAAATGCAGTAATATCAATTGGCCTTAACACTTTCCAAAGTAAATTATCATATCCATCTAGAATATCTACTGTAATTCCTCTTTTCATATGTTTGCTCCTAGCTTATTTATTTTTATTTTCATTTTTGTTTCATACATTATATATCAAATTTGATTACTCTATTTTGTCGATACCTATGTAACTTGTATTTCATCACAAAAAACCGCTCCACTACTAGCGAAACGGTTTCCTTCTGCTTACATTTAAATATCTTATTCAATTGTTGTACTGCGTTTTAAAATAATTCCTAATATATTCACCACATCAGCCATTCATTCTTAATGCTCACTTCGACTTCACAAAGTAATATAAAAACCATACCGCATGATTTTGTTCATCTGCAGCTATTCTCCGCAACAAGTCTTTCATAGATGCATCTGATGTTTCATCTGAAATTTCTAAATAAAAATCTACAGTCTTTTGCTCATCTTGTATAGCGAATTCTAATCCTTGTAAGTAAGTATTAGGACATCCTTCATTGATCTGCGGTTTCGGCTGCCTGCCAGTTAAATTCGTATAGATTTGTACAAAATTTTGAAAATGCCTTATTTCATCATTACGGATTTCAAGAATTTGTTTTTGTTCTACTTGATTTGGAGCCATGTTAGCTAATTTAGCATAGCAATTTATGGCAGTAAACTCTCCGTTTATAGCTTTTTCAATATCACTTATCAACTTATCATTCTGCCTATACCAATCTTGATAATTCGAATTATACATCGTATCCCCTCCATAATTTCGCATAACATTTTATGCACTTTGAAATAGTAGGAGCATGTATACAAAAAAGAACCGCAAATATTATTTCTTCAATCACCTTTAAAATATTGAAAAAACCTATCTATCGCTGCTTAATTTTCTTATCAATTCATAATGAATTCATCAAAAAAACGCTTCACTACAAGTGAAACGTTCTTTACCTTTTAAGCGCTTAATTCAGTTTTATGTTCCTTTATTGCACTACGCTTGAAAGCCGTTATTAAAACGATAACCATACTTACCACACCAATCCAAACAAGCACAGTAACAGGTGTACTCCAGCTTAACCCTTTTCCGAAGAAAAATATTTCTCTAAGTCCTTCGATCATAAATTTCATTGGTAACCATGAGTAAATCCAATCTTGATAAAACGGAGACAACATTTCAGGTGCTAATGATAATAACGGTGCTCCGAAGAATAGTAAGAGTGCAAATAATCCGATTCCATTTAGTCCAACTAATGAAAGCACTGCAGAAATCATTAAGAAGAAACTAAACGCTGTAATAGATAAGAACAACGCCGTATCCGTTACATTCGAAATATTTAATCCTACCATTCCATCTGCAATCCATGTAAGACCAAATCCAATTACAAGCGCCGCGATAGCTCCAGCTAATATTTGTTTTAGTTTTAATACAAAGTTTTCTTTTCTTGTACCTACTGGCATTTTGCTAATCGCAATAAAGATAATCGCTGCACTAGCTAAACTTGCAATCCATAGCGGTTGGAATAAAGAAATTGGCGAGTTACCGTTCGCACTATTTTTTCCGACCTCATTCACATTTGTCACTTTCTTCGCAATAGGTGTTACTAAATTTGAAGCTTGATCTGTTGTTAAAGTAGCACCTTTTGCTTTAAACCCATCTAGTAGCTGCGTACGAACAGTATTGTTCATATTATCAACCACACCATTTAATATTTGCCCTGCCATAGTTGATGCAGCTGTATTCATTCCTTGATTTATGAATATTTCTACCTCTGGTGATGATGGCTGTGGTGTTCGTAATGATGCTTGTTTTGCGCTAAATTCTTTCGGAATGACTAATGCCGCATAATATTCTTTATTATTTAAACCTTTTTGAACGGCTTCTTTATTTTTCACTTCTACCCACTTCACCGCAGGTTCTTCATCTGATTTCGATGTTTTTTTCATCGTATCAACAATCGTTTGCCCCATATTCATTTTAGGTTGGTTCGGAATTTCTACTCCTTGATCCTCGTTTACAATTGCAATTGGTAAATTTTTCGGCTGAGGTTGAACGCTTGGAAATAATGTTAATGAAAAAATAAAAACAATAAGTAGTGCAATGACTGGTGATAATAATAAAAGTTTATTTTTAAACATGTTCTTTTCCCCTCCTTTAATTTCAGTTACAATAAGTGAACAACGTGTTGTTTATTTATATTTTGAATTATATGTTTGCGTTGAACCTTATACAATAATCAGAAATCGCGAATGTGTCGGTTATAAGACACATTTGATAAATATGTTGAAGAAAATTTAGGAGGGACATACTTTGCGAGATAGTAATTTAGATTTACGAGTGATTCGTACGAAAACGGCAATACGAAATGCATTTGTGGAATTAATTGAAGAAAAAGGCTTTGACGCCATTACAGTAAAAGATATTACAACGAAAGCAAACATAAACCGTGGTACGTTTTATACACATTACCTAGATAAATTTGATTTAATGACGAGATGCCAAGAAGAAATTATGTACGAGATGTCTAGCATTGCAAAAAAGAAATTTCCGGAAGTTATTGCGGATCTTGGATCAAACCCTTCCCCAACGACTCCATTTGCACTTCTCGCTTCTATTCTTGAATTTCTAAATGAAAATAGTGACTTTATAAAAGCTGTACTTAGTCCAAACGGAGATTTATCTTTCCAAGCCAATACTTAGCTTCTTATATGGCATCTGCTCATATAGGTGTCATTCAGCAATGGTTAAATAGTGGGCAAAAAGAAACACCGGAGGAAATTGCTCGTATTTTATCAACAATCGCAGTTCATGGACCTTTCTATGCAGCAGGTTTAAAAAAATAAGTCAGTCGCATTGAACTATGTTTTTATCAACCTCAATTACATCAATAACCTTACAGATGCATTTATTACGAAAAACATCTCTGTCTCTGTAAAAGTAATCATCTCATTTAATGGTTTTATTATATCAACTACTATTATGTAATTTTCATTAGAGTAATACCCTATAGCTGTGTATTTATTAATAGCTAGAAATTTATGTTCCTATGAAAAAAGCTGTTGAAAGGAATCCTATTCAACAGCTTCTCCATTATTAACGATATAAACGAACTGCACCTGCAGTATTATCATCTGCTTGTCCAACTACTTCAAATTTCAATCCAAACTTCGGTACTTTACGTCCTGCATCTGGGATTAAATCGTTCATATACGATTTAGAATCATCAAACTTCGTTACACCTGGTAACCCTTTGTAATCATATGTTCCGCGTGTTGGAGATACAACTTTCCATGCTGGCACTTGGTTAAAGGAGAACGCAGCATCTGCGATTTGGTATCGTGTACTATTTTGAACAGTTGGTTTGCCGTTTAGCGTTCCAACAATTGCCTCTGGGTGAGAGTCAACAACCCCTAAGAAACCTTCGCCTGGATGCATACCAACCCAATTATCTGTAAAGCTAGAGTCTGCATACCATACAACAAGACCTGTATTATACGGTACACCACTACTATATTTTAACGCTTGATCAGCACCAGCGTGGTTTCTCCACTCTAAATAGTAGTTATGTTTCTTCTTATCAAAACCGTTTGCTGTAACGAAACCATTTAATTTTAATTTCGCTTCGCCTTCTGCATCATCAGAGAACACAACATTTCCATCTACAGTTAATGTAGCGTTATCAAGAGTAAAACCGTTCCCTGCAAAACCAGCATCTGTAATGTATTCGAATACTAGTTTTATTTTTTGACCTTTAAATTGACTTAAGTCATATGACTTATCTACCCATTTACCATCCGTTGTGTCTAGACCATTTTTCACATTCTTTTCGCCAATTCGATCCACTAACGTTTTCTTATTATCTTCTGTCACTGCATGTACTTCTAGGAAGTCATAACCTGTTTCAATCTCATACAATGTTTTGTAATCAAATTTCACATTTGTTGCATTTGTTAAATCAAACACTGGTGTTTCTAATGTTGTATGAATATCATCGCCTTTTGTACTATAGTAATATTTCTTACCGAATGCAGGCTGTATACCTTTTACATCTTTATCTGGTAAGTTAACGCGAATCAGACCAGGACGAGCTGATTTTGTTACACTTTGATCTAAGTACGTCGCAAGACCGATACCACGATTTAATTTATCATAGTCAACCTCTACAATATTTGCCCAGTTCCCATCCATGTTCTTTTGAAAGAACTCTTTGTTTTGCGGAGAGAAACTCGGTGGTGTTGTACCTGCAATTTTACCAGCCCAGCTGCCACCGCTCATAACAGACCAAGAGTTAATTGGCTCACCTGCCCCTGAATACTTTGTATCATACTCATCTGGAAGACCTAAATCATGACCAAATTCATGTGCGAATACACCAACTGCTCCATCTTCTGGCTCAATTGTGTAGTCGTATGCTGCCATTTTACCGCCCCAGTTATCAACCTTTGCTTTTGTTCCTTCAATTGGATATGGTGCTCCAAGATTCCAGCGATGTGACCAAATTGCGTCATCACCTAGTCTACCACCGCCTCCATCTTGCCCAACTCCAGCGTGAATAACCATTAAATGATCAATAAGACCATCTGGTTCATTTTTATTGCCATCACCATTATTGTCAT
Encoded here:
- a CDS encoding YhgE/Pip domain-containing protein, with amino-acid sequence MFKNKLLLLSPVIALLIVFIFSLTLFPSVQPQPKNLPIAIVNEDQGVEIPNQPKMNMGQTIVDTMKKTSKSDEEPAVKWVEVKNKEAVQKGLNNKEYYAALVIPKEFSAKQASLRTPQPSSPEVEIFINQGMNTAASTMAGQILNGVVDNMNNTVRTQLLDGFKAKGATLTTDQASNLVTPIAKKVTNVNEVGKNSANGNSPISLFQPLWIASLASAAIIFIAISKMPVGTRKENFVLKLKQILAGAIAALVIGFGLTWIADGMVGLNISNVTDTALFLSITAFSFFLMISAVLSLVGLNGIGLFALLLFFGAPLLSLAPEMLSPFYQDWIYSWLPMKFMIEGLREIFFFGKGLSWSTPVTVLVWIGVVSMVIVLITAFKRSAIKEHKTELSA
- a CDS encoding immune inhibitor A domain-containing protein, with the protein product MKKKPFKVLSTLAAAAVLSCTFGFGSQSVYAATPSSVGALSPIDENLIPEERLADALKKRGVISESTSKADTLKAVEKYVEKKKGENAGKEPAGDSVSREAFDFLKKVKDAKADAKEKVEQPAIGPVVGQEPVKGGLNGKVPTTSAKQKQYNGDVRKDKVLVLLVEFADFKHNNIDQVPGYMYSNDFNPEHYQKMLFGDEPFTLFDGSKVPTFKQYYEEQSGGSYTVDGTVTKWLTVPGTAADYGADAGDGGHDNKGPKGPRDFVKEALNAAVESGIDLSEFDQYDQYDNNGDGNKNEPDGLIDHLMVIHAGVGQDGGGGRLGDDAIWSHRWNLGAPYPIEGTKAKVDNWGGKMAAYDYTIEPEDGAVGVFAHEFGHDLGLPDEYDTKYSGAGEPINSWSVMSGGSWAGKIAGTTPPSFSPQNKEFFQKNMDGNWANIVEVDYDKLNRGIGLATYLDQSVTKSARPGLIRVNLPDKDVKGIQPAFGKKYYYSTKGDDIHTTLETPVFDLTNATNVKFDYKTLYEIETGYDFLEVHAVTEDNKKTLVDRIGEKNVKNGLDTTDGKWVDKSYDLSQFKGQKIKLVFEYITDAGFAGNGFTLDNATLTVDGNVVFSDDAEGEAKLKLNGFVTANGFDKKKHNYYLEWRNHAGADQALKYSSGVPYNTGLVVWYADSSFTDNWVGMHPGEGFLGVVDSHPEAIVGTLNGKPTVQNSTRYQIADAAFSFNQVPAWKVVSPTRGTYDYKGLPGVTKFDDSKSYMNDLIPDAGRKVPKFGLKFEVVGQADDNTAGAVRLYR